A stretch of DNA from Luteolibacter sp. Y139:
AGCTGATGCTCAGCGCGGCGAACCTCACGCTGGTGGCCTTCTCGCGCTTCCACGGCTCCAACGGTCTGCCGGACTACAACGGCCAGATGCTGGTGTTCTTTGTGATCACCGTCGCCGCCGCCGAGGTGGCGGTCGGCCTTGCCATCATCGTCGCCCTGTATCGTGCGCGGCAGACGATCAGCACGGATGATCTCACGAGCATGCGCGGCTGAGCCAAAGCGCGCGTCCATCGACCTACCTTTCCCCGATGTCCAAGTTACTACCCTGGGTTCTCCTGTTCC
This window harbors:
- the nuoK gene encoding NADH-quinone oxidoreductase subunit NuoK; translation: MASLNDYLLVSGLLFAIGLSGVVLRRNIIVVFMCLELMLSAANLTLVAFSRFHGSNGLPDYNGQMLVFFVITVAAAEVAVGLAIIVALYRARQTISTDDLTSMRG